The genomic region TGTGGATATCTCTGTGGCGCACTGCTCTTCACTGTGAAATATGAAATAGTTTAAATGCAGTTAACTGTAAACAATTTCCATAAACCTGCAGATAAAACCTGCATGCTCACTCTTGAATGTTCCTCTTTATGCACACTTCAGCACTCACACCTGGAGGCTGCCATGTATGACCAGTTTCTTTCATGCTTCACGAACATATCTCCCCACACAGTCGTTCCTGAATTCATTTGGCTGTAGTTTTGCTTTCATACTTGATACACAACACTTTGCATACTTAAAGAGACAGCTGCCTCATGAACCAGTATTCACAGACATGTTTCATATTCTACTCTGTAGCAGAGCAAACACTTgggacaaaaagacaaaactcaAGTGATTTTATCTTTCCTAAAAGAGAATGTGTGTTATAGAATAAATGAGTATTACATCCCAATGATTATTTCAATTGCAGCATTAGCACCACTTCAAAATAATTGCTGATAATTATCACGACTTAAATCATAAACAGTGACTTGATTAATGAAATCTCTTTTTCAGTCTATTTAAGATTCTTTCTGATGTGTATGCACTGTAATCAGCACCTATACTATGGAATAATGTGCCCCCACCCTTATGATCTTCCATAGGTGTAGTTTTTGGGGTAGAGGCAGTAAAACACATCAATCTTAATAGcagagaacttttattttgacagaattaAAGACAGTTACACCATCAAtcatgcagaaaaggcacaaaatggtgCATTTAAGAATCGCCAGAATGTAGGAAATTAAGGGTTTGATGCTGAAACTGTTCTGGCGGAGGACCTCCATACCCCTCCATTTCATTTGTGTcccccaatgttgaaacaaaacctacgcccATGCGGTCTGCTGACTCTGTGGTTTCTTCTTGGCAGCTACAGACGTGTCTGTTTAGACAAGCGTTTGGGAGCTTGTTCATACTAGgtctgcattttatttatatattgtgtattcttgttgtgtgttttttttcttccattatGTATTGCATTCTATGACCCCATATTTTAAATACCTTGCTCAGGCAGTCAATTAATCTTCTATGACTTTTTCCTTGTTTGTGTATAATGCCTTTGTAAAGCCTATGTCTgtgaaacaaatacaaataattttAACTTACTTACATGTGACTAGATCAACAAATTCAGACTGATGCTCCGTATGAGATGAGACACTGGCACCCTCTTTCTTCTCTTGACATGCATGACCTCCTTACACCAGATACCCAACACTACACAGCTTCAAACAGAGTCGTTATCGTTCCACTGCTTGTGCGCCATCTAGTGTTGAAAGGCTGTCATGACAACTGACAGCAGAAACTCTAAAGGTGTTTGTACTGCTGCACAAACACCTTTAGATTTTCCTGCTCAGCAGTTCAAACTTAAACTGAAAGTGATttttattgggttttttttttgtaaatggagCAGTGTTTGTCCCccaaaaagcagtttcatgttacaaatcagtgtttctctgatgctgttgaGAATGTTGCAAACAGGCCACTgacccagcacctgctaatgcacactcaccttttctctctgataacttaatgtaTGCTCAGCTTCTTTCTGATCCAGACCTGCGGgatgtttttaccaggagctgaattatccgcagaggtctcctcctctccagagcaaacagacccagtgattaaaactggtgcaaacattgaataaagcagtttcatgttgaaaaaataagtgtttttccgACACTCTagtgagccagtgtttggtttgtccattctgggccactgtagacacatggcggtgcaacacgGCAATCTCCATGGACGAGGAACCGCTCCTTATGTGgatacaaacagctcattctaaggtaacaaaaatactacaattcttattttcaggtgactacacactaaaaaaatcatactttttatataatatttcatttctgccaatgcaTCCCCACAAAccctacactggacctttaatgctTGCATGTTTACTAATGGTTAAGTCACCCAGCCAGCATCAGAAAGCTgtatgacaataataataataatgaaaacactTTCACAAACCAAATGTACAGTATACCCAGTAACAAATGGTAGGCAGACAATTCAGCAAATAGAGATGGTTGTGACCTCAACAGAGCTCTAATGCAAATGTCAGTGACTCAAAGTGTGACTGCTATGACATGTAGTTGCTGTCtgcttattgtgatgttttGCTGCTCCCTAGTGGATATACATTGACTATTATTATATGTCTCAGCAGAGTTAATATCTTGGAAAGATATTTACTACAGTTCAACCATGCAATTCTCCTGGGTGgatcatgatgatgtcatctgagGCATTTTTTCAACCCTTTTAGACCTGAGCAacttggcttgatttctttcaaaaatatgGGAAGATGGCAATGAGCAATGAAGGAAGAACCCCCCCCaaaattgcaagaaattagtaaaaagagaaaattaaaaaacaagaaaattagtaaaaataaaaaataaaaaagggaagGAAAAGACCTTGAAAAAGTgcttgaaaaatatttttaaaaatccagaGCATAATTtcaaaaagtaataataattaaaaatataggCTAGTTTTCCCCTAGTTTTTTccctaaatttaaaaaaaaaaataatttctgaatctatttattttttgcaatttgtgggacatttcttaccaggttgctcattgcctttttcccaTGTTTGTGAAAGAAATTGCAAAAATTTGCTCAGGATTCAAATTAAATACTTGCgaaaggcatctgaaagcagcacaagaaaagtgttgatgctccaggtttcaaagggttaagacTTTAATTGAGGTCCCACTGATAGAAGGGCAATGTGTTGCctgacatacagtatgtgaaatGCAGGATGCACTTTAGATACTAGATTCAGATTGGATTAATAACACAGTGTAAAGAGGGATTCGGAATGGATAGATAGAAGTAAGTGTTAAAATGCTTCAGGCCTGTAAGATTTATCCTCTTCCAGTGCACATATGGCAGCTCTCTACTGAGCTCCAGTCTGCACAAGTTTGCTTCAATTCCACTGCAtgaccacaagatggcagtctTCAATCTATTATTGCACTGAGATCTCCAAAGACATGTTTCCCTCCACCTCTCATGATGGATTGAAACTGAACCATGAGCTGTGCTGAGTTTCAAAACATCAGGAGGAAGTGGGGAAGAAATGTTTGCATTTTGGTGTGTTATAGGTCAGTATAACTTAGCCAGATTGTAACTTTAAGAGAGGCAACCAATCAACTCGAAAAATACGGTGATGGTTGAGAATTATTGGTCAAGGTCAAGAGGCAGTTcagctttttctctctcttccttacACATGCTGCTTATTGATTTCTATGCATTCCTACTACACTGACAAGTGTATTTTCTTTGACAGTTACAgagtattttaaaaatgcaaacgTCAGCTTATCatctcctgcagctgctgttttttgttgaacTGCAGCCACGCCAGGAACAATCACCTGCATACCACAAATTCCTCTGGAAGTATGGGGGCAgcttaggaaaaaaaaggtctccctttttctgtctctctcttagAATTAAAATCTGCTTTCACACAGATGCTCAAGagtaaaatgtgcagtttcatGCTGTCATGTTGATGTGATAATCAGTGTATTCAGTTCTGTAAATAAAGTAATATACTCTACAGTTTCTTGTCATGATACAACCTGTACTGGGGGAATGGATTCCATTGCCCATATATGGGCTTTGGGAAGCAGCGAGCTCTGACGCAATCCTCTCTGCTGTTACTTTAAATGGCTTCAGGAAACAAGGGCTCCCACTCACGTCATGGGTTTTCCTTTGCATGTCCCACAGGAGCAGGATGTGCTTAATATGGGCATCTGTCTGTTAACCTCCACCCACCTTTTCTCTTCTCCTTCTAAAGGAAGTAACACACACTGGGGGATGGGTGAGACTGGAGCCGAGCACAGAGAGACAGTTATAGGCAGGCTTTCTTCACTGGTGCAGACAACCAGATCAGTGGAGTGGTGTTCATTCCTGGTGTGGGAAAGACTATTAATAGACAGAAATATCTTTCACAGTAGACTTTTCCTGCGTCAGGGTTTGCATATAAATCAAATACACTGTGGCTAAAGTATTTTTACTATCTGGATTAATTAAACAGCAGTCTTTTGGTCAATTTTTGATTTGGTTTCAGTGACAGAATGTCCTTTAGGTGGGTTAGATGtaataaatcaaaagttaatGTGAAAATAATCCCTGATAGATTGCACTTATTGATACTTTAACCATCAGTAGGTGCAACTGCAATACCTTATTGAGCTTTGACTGTTAAAGGAACAGCCAAACACATTTGTCAGAGTCTGGATCGATTGGATCTGTGCAGCCCTACGAAGGCTAAATGCAGTAACTAACTTTTGGTTTTATCTTGTAACAAAATGTCCTAGTTCAATCTTGTTCTGTTCCAGTGAAAATAGGGTGCAGTAACAACAAATTCCACCAAAGTCCCAAAGCAAGCCACAGTAAATGGTGTTACTGAACTCTGCTTTTGATTGTTTGAGATTTTGGGTTCTACTGGGCTGAGGAAAACAACAGGAAGTGTATTACAGCAAATGGTGAACATAAGATTGAAGAGGATGTCCACGTCAAAGTGGAGCGTTGTTAACTTTTTCTAAGATGGGACTTATACAAACTGAATGATGCAAGAAATGAAAAGTTTTCCTTGTACTAATGCAGCTGTTACATCTCATGCAAAGGTGCAGCAACTAcagtttttgtgcatttttgcagtCAATCACTGATCATGGTTTTAGGTGTACAAATTGCTTTATGAGTACCTATCTAATAAGTGCATTACCACTTTTCTACCTGTAACACATTTGGCTGGACAGCTAAAAAAACTTTGCAACTTTTCAGTAGTCAGTCTTTGCAGGACAGTACGGCCTATATCCAGTGCAAAGACAGGTGCATGTTTGGCTGAGCTCTGGAAAAATACTGGGAGGTGCAGGGAGCTGCTGAAGTCCAAAGTCCAAAGCTGGCTGCATGTGATAACCTACTTACGTAATCTAAAATCTAGAGAGATTAGTTTTAAATGCAGGGTGAAGTTATCTTCTAAAAtgaattggctgaaaaaaatATAACCAAAGAAATAACAGATAAGCTAGAAACTGCTATGATacatattttattcattcattcatttcaatcaCTGTAAGGGGCACAGTGGTGCTCCGgttactccggcttcctcccaccatccacaggttaattggtgactctaacttgcctgtaggtgtgaatgtgagtgtgaatggttgcctgtctctatgtgtcagtcctgtgatagtctggcgacctgtccagagtgtaccccgcctcttgcccagtgtcagctgggatatgctccagcccccccgcgacccctaacaggataaacgGTTAcggaaaaaatgaatgaatttcatttctattttactttattgcTTTGTATTTACATACCTCTACGTCATACTCTTGTTCTTACTtgttataattctctattctttacaccGGAGCAACTGTAGCTAATCATAATTTCCCATCAGGCATCaacaaagtatttctgattctgaaagcTTTGTCTTCCGGCTCACCTGCCACCTGCGTGACCTGTCTGTATCTTAATAGGGCCTATGCTACAACATTTAAACATCGCTCATAGTGGTGGTCAGTGGTGTAATGTAACAaagtaataatacatttttggggagtttctgtacttgagtatttattttctgtcagctTTCACTTTTACCGAAAGCAGTTATTAAATACGTGAACGACGTTTCGAGCCATCGCTCTTCATCAGGTCATGATCTGATGAAGAGCGGTGGCTCGAAACGTCGTCACTTCACGTATTACATAATTGCATTGAATaggagccctgcagtgtgcaAGCTTTTCTTTACCTTTTCAGATTTCCACATTTTTGAGCTCAGCACCTGCACAATTTTGTTCGTGGATGTGCGTGCtttttgctgctttgtcagctttcacttttactccactacatttcggACAAACAAATGAAGGATGGGGAGAGAAGGAAAAACttgattttgttctttaaatccTTTAAATTGTGAAAAAGCCCTTGTCCTTCTTCAATTGTAATATAGGCTCAATTTTTTTAAAGGTGGTGTACATGTTAGGAAGAAATTAAATTCATAATCCTCAACATTCAGACTgcttaatttttattattaccaGCATTTATTTGCACTTTCCTgtcaatatttaacatttaatatcttaaaatgacttttgatacttaagtacagtaaatatcagacAGTGGCTCCCAAATGGCCCAGCTATGGGCTCCAGATTTCTCCTAAGTCGTCAGTCTAAGGTCTACTCAGTTTAATACGGTCAGTATCATACTTGTGTTTATAGACCCATGACCcaacttttggaccgcgacccaccagttgggaagtAATGTTCTAATAGATGACTTTAACTTGtaccaaagtcattttctgTGATTATATCTGTACTCAAGTATGGCTTTTGGGTACTTTATGCGACACTGGTTGTGGTAGTTGGAGAGACTAGTATTTCCTGAGGTGGTACGCAGTgtgaaatgtttgctgctgaTATCCTGTATAGctgtatttgaatgtttttcttGTGGGTGCAAAATTGTGTGATAAAATAACACTTCACCACAATTAACCTCTATATCTGTTTGTGTAATGATGTAATAAGCAGCTCCTGTTTACTGTCTCTGTGGTAGCATGTGAGCATTGCAGTTATTTGGGGGTTGTTTGGGTGCCTGTGGGTCATTCCTTTGTTTTCTCAGCATACTTTAAGcttcctttgtcttttttatttgcatgtgaGCAGTTAAATATGCTGCTGCACAGCCACAGTTGTCCAACCAGTTGTTGCAGGGCTGTTTTGAAACAGTACACCGGGTATGAGCCCGATGGGCGGGGCTCTGTCATATGACGCTGGGCGAGTGACGTCAGCGAGGTGATAAGTACTTGCCCTGCACCCAGTCTGTATTGTGTCTGTGGGTGAAGTCTgtggggaaacactgaatctaCAAACCTTAACCAGTGTTTGTCCGGGACTCATTTCCAAAACAAGCCGTGACATGGAGGTCAGCGCAGAGGCCAAGAGGATCATGGTGGTGGCTTTGGGGAAACTGTACAGCTCCCGCACCCAGAGAGGGGGTCTCCGTCTCCACCGGAGCCTCCTGCTGACTCTGGTGATGAAATCCGCCCGGGACATGTACCATGCGGCCCAGGCGACGGCGGAGAGTGTTGCCCCGGTGTGTGAACAGCAGCCCATCATGGAGGTGACCACGGAGCCTGCAGGTGCTCAAATGGAGCTCCAGGGTGCCACCGAAACACCTCGGACTTTACCCGGAGAGGAGGTCGCGGCCTCCCCCACAGAGCTCCGCCACGACGCGGACAACAAGGAGAACATGTCCCCGACTGGCCCGACACAGCAGTCCAGGAAGAGACGGGGCAAAGCGGCTGTGGAGCCAGACTTCCTCCCGTGCAAGAAAGCA from Epinephelus moara isolate mb chromosome 18, YSFRI_EMoa_1.0, whole genome shotgun sequence harbors:
- the ier2a gene encoding immediate early response gene 2 protein → MEVSAEAKRIMVVALGKLYSSRTQRGGLRLHRSLLLTLVMKSARDMYHAAQATAESVAPVCEQQPIMEVTTEPAGAQMELQGATETPRTLPGEEVAASPTELRHDADNKENMSPTGPTQQSRKRRGKAAVEPDFLPCKKAKLEQQHLIVNTVLLDYVNCSSELGAPPAPMPLHRAIAAC